Proteins encoded in a region of the Nicotiana tomentosiformis chromosome 9, ASM39032v3, whole genome shotgun sequence genome:
- the LOC104108049 gene encoding F-box/kelch-repeat protein At3g23880-like, which yields MEFSEEAAATSSIANLSNDSESVLPVLPLEIIHEILLILPVKALLKMRCVSKSWLSLISSPQFIKTHLKFSTKKQDLRLLFSGSPENNSHRFYTCSLYAIMYQESLHQPIELDLSCKDYHMVEGSCDGLLCLSVGREELYLWNPSIRKLKRLAWSGKNNLHYTTYGFGYNESQDDYKVVKVDGSRRAYGFRGFEHVNNVSIYSLRTNSWKSILEKFPGVFFCRDPAKFVNGKLHWTKVVSVPYFATSEYAIRPIFISQNDDILMQYSTQNALKHSEIQIHDDSGVQFNLYIESLVSPNFVEEV from the coding sequence ATGGAATTCTCCGAGGAGGCCGCAGCAACTTCATCCATTGCTAACTTATCCAATGATTCAGAATCAGTGTTGCCAGTTCTTCCCCTTGAGATAATACATGAAATACTCCTAATTCTACCTGTGAAGGCCTTGCTGAAGATGAGGTGTGTTTCTAAATCTTGGCTTTCTCTAATCTCTAGTCCTCAATTCATCAAAACCCATCTAAAATTTTCAACCAAGAAACAGGATTTAAGGCTTCTTTTTAGCGGATCTCCTGAGAATAATAGCCATAGGTTTTACACTTGCTCGCTCTACGCTATTATGTATCAAGAATCTCTCCATCAGCCTATTGAGCTTGATTTGTCTTGCAAAGATTACCACATGGTTGAGGGTTCATGTGATGGGTTATTGTGTCTTTCTGTTGGTCGTGAAGAACTATATCTATGGAATCCGTCTATACGAAAGTTGAAAAGATTGGCCTGGTCAGGAAAAAATAATCTGCATTATACTACTTATGGTTTTGGTTATAATGAGTCCCAAGATGATTATAAAGTTGTAAAAGTTGACGGGTCACGTAGAGCGtatggatttcgagggtttgaacaTGTAAATAATGTTAGTATTTACAGTTTAAGAACTAATTCTTGGAAAAGTATTCTTGAGAAATTCCCAGGTGTTTTCTTTTGCAGAGATCCTGCTAAATTTGTAAATGGAAAACTTCATTGGACTAAGGTGGTTTCGGTCCCATATTTTGCAACTAGTGAGTATGCAATTCGGCCGATTTTCAtctcccaaaatgatgatattttgatgcaatATTCAACACAGAATGCTTTAAAGCATTCTGAGATTCAAATCCATGACGATTCTGGAGTTCAGTTTAATCTGTACATTGAAAGTCTTGTTTCGCCAAATTTTGTGGAGGAAGTTTGA